One genomic segment of Gossypium arboreum isolate Shixiya-1 chromosome 3, ASM2569848v2, whole genome shotgun sequence includes these proteins:
- the LOC108475172 gene encoding uncharacterized protein LOC108475172, protein MVKNKYPPLRIDDMFDQFCRAFMFSKIDLYSGYHQLKVKEVDVHKAAFNTRYGHYKFLIMPFGLTNASATFIDMMNRLESGKEFVVCNDASHVGLGCVLMQDGKLVAYASWQLKSHEDNYPMHDLELADVVFALKILRHYMYGQRQRRWIELLKENDCTIEYQPNKANVVADALSHRAMFDLRAMFARLSLFDDGGLLAELQVKPT, encoded by the exons ATGGTGAAGAATAAGTACCCGCCTCTGAGGATCGATGATATGTTTGATCAGTTTTGTAGAGCTTttatgttttccaagatagatctCTATTCTGGGTACCATCAGCTTAAGGTTAAGGAGGTTGACGTCCACAAGGCTGCGTTTAATACTCGTTATGGGCACTACAAGTTCCTaatcatgccttttggtttgacgaatGCTTCGGCTACATTCATAGATATGATGAACCGA CTTGAATCTGGTAAAGAGTTCGTGGTATGCAATGATGCATCTCATGTCGGTTTgggttgtgtactgatgcaagacggtaagcttgtggcttatgcgtcctgGCAACTTAAGTCACATGAGGACAACTATCCAATGCATGATCTCGAGTTAGCAGATGTTGTCTTTGCCTTAAAGATTTTGAGGCACTATATGTATGGTCAGAG gcagcgtagatggattgaactACTTAAGGAAAATGATTGCACTATTGAGTATCAACCCaataaggctaatgtggtggctgatgctcttAGTCATAGGGCAATGTTtgatttgagggcgatgtttgctcgcctaagTCTATTTGATGATGGGGGCTTGTTagctgagttgcaagttaagccgacttgA